From the Tribolium castaneum strain GA2 chromosome 2, icTriCast1.1, whole genome shotgun sequence genome, one window contains:
- the Pi3K92E gene encoding phosphatidylinositol 4,5-bisphosphate 3-kinase catalytic subunit delta isoform has product MRENNLQMPPFPREYSPDFWSFDPEDSVELTCLMPNGIVILLKVSYNATLLDIKADLWEEAPKYPLHGKLHDMSSYVFTCINSMAEREELHDETRRICDVKPTCAVLKIECLGNEPDNKINVQIGHLIGRSVKEFDELNNPEINDFRFQMRKLGDDITQKRLKYTWLEKLYYQFPPRLCPKSKIFPETLDQKKNIKITTRFEDNENSFTFNVSPYIYPNKLLEMILAKRSNVLKIRYDRCNDYVLKVCGQDEYLVGDHQLIQFQYIQDSLSTDVTPIVVTVRVNKVPVTPDNPYESLDNFDHRRMRSTYSTLTWRKRAHKSAWDIQRKFSVTLNAVSGLNCDMRKTNEIGIQVGLFHGGKSLCERLKASIQPINEKNESFFRETLVFDILVCNIPRNAKLCFCIYEVPKSSKLVRTKKGKEYGNNKESITPIAWANTTVYDFKNQLRNGAMTLYMWTFANDLMCEDIFNALGNVVNNPNKSATALTLHLNSFAEDQTIYYPTTEAMINFAQENKSKYISNSIEYNPTNIEHCQKILTENDNLFEVHEQDRKNIWLLKDYWKKQNPEVLPKLLSSIDWDTREVVSDVAALLKDWPKLPPEKALELLDYAYPDQRVRSFAVECLDDVSDEDLLLYLLQLVQAIKHEMYLECDLVKFLIKRALNNQKIGHYLFWHLKSELQVPSVSVRFGLILEAYCRGSQEHMPVLLKQLEFLDKLKNSREHVKNKSKEKAKSNLKDYLTECHIDETVQNIRSPLDPSFRCSKIKLDRCRIMDSKMRPLWIVLQNYDPFGDDVYIIFKDGDDLRQDMLTLQMLKIMDRLWKSEGLDLRLSPYNCISLGDRAGMIEVVLNAETIANIQKDKGVFSATSAFRKGSILAWLRDHNPTESALNKAINEFTLSCAGYCVATYVLGVADRHSDNIMVKKSGQLFHIDFGHILGHFKEKFGIKRERVPFVLTHDFEYVINKGQKTTLEFKIFQEYCEKAFVILRKHGSLILSLCAMMISTGLPELSSEKDLNYIRDTLALSKSEEEALNHFRNKFDEALSNSWKTSLNWASHNLAKNNKA; this is encoded by the exons ATGCGAGAAAACAATCTCCAAATGCCTCCATTTCCCCGAGAATACTCCCCGGACTTCTGGTCCTTTGACCCAGAAGATTCCGTGGAATTGACTTGTCTCATGCCTAACGGGATTGTGATTCTCCTCAAAGTATCCTACAATGCCACCCTACTGGACATCAAAGCG GACTTGTGGGAGGAGGCCCCCAAGTACCCGCTCCATGGCAAGCTCCACGACATGTCCTCGTATGTCTTCACCTGCATTAATAGCATGGCAGAGCGGGAGGAGCTGCATGACGAGACGAGGAGAATCTGCGATGTTAAACCTACTTGCGCTGTACTGAAAATTGAGTGCCTTGGGAATGAACCAGATAACAAGATCAATGTCCAGATCGGGCATTTGATAGGGAGGA GTGTTAAAGAATTTGACGAGTTGAATAATCCCGAGATTAACGATTTCCGTTTTCAAATGCGGAAATTGGGCGATGATATTACGCAGAAACGCTTGAAATATACGTGGCTTGAAAAGTTGTATTATCAGTTTCCGCCGCGACTGTGTCCCAAAAGCAAAATCTTTCCGGAAACGCTTGACCAAAAaaagaatattaaaattactacACGATTTGAAGATAATGAG AATTCTTTTACGTTCAATGTCTCTCCTTACATTTACCCAAACAAATTATTGGAAATGATTCTCGCGAAAAGGTCCAACGTTTTGAAAATCAGATACGACCGTTGTAACGATTATGTATTAAAAGTGTGTGGCCAGGACGAGTATTTAGTAGGAGATCACCAACTCATTCAATTCCAATACATCCAAGACTCTTTATCTACAGACGTAACTCCTATTGTGGTCACAGTGAGAGTTAACAAAGTCCCAG TCACTCCTGATAATCCCTACGAATCGTTGGATAATTTCGACCACAGGAGAATGCGGTCGACTTATTCAACATTAACATGGCGTAAAAGAGCCCACAAGTCGGCTTGGGATATTCAGAGGAAGTTTAGTGTGACTTTGAACGCAGTCAGCGGATTGAATTGTGATATGAGGAAAACAAATGAG ATTGGCATTCAGGTGGGATTGTTTCATGGGGGAAAGTCGCTTTGCGAAAGACTTAAAGCTTCCATCCAACCAATAAACGAAAAGAATGAAAGTTTTTTTCGTGAGACTTTAGTTTTTGATATCTTAGTGTGCAATATACCCAGAAATGCgaaattgtgtttttgcatttatgaAGTTCCTAAATCTAGTAAGTTAGTTAGAACGAAAAAAGGCAAAGAATATGGAAATAATAAG GAGTCTATTACTCCTATAGCTTGGGCTAATACGACCGTTTACGATTTTAAAAACCAGCTGAGAAATGGCGCAATGACACTTTACATGTGGACTTTTGCCAACGATTTGATGTGTGAGGATATATTTAATGCTTTAGGGAATGTTGTTAATAATCCGAATAAAAGTGCAACGGCCTTAACACTACATCTTAATAG TTTCGCCGAGGATCAAACGATTTATTATCCAACGACGGAAGCAATGATTAATTTTGCTCAGGAAAACAAAAGCAAATATATTAGTAACAGTATTGAATACAATCCGACGAACATCGAACATTGTCAGAAAATTCTTACCGAAAATGACAATTTGTTTGAGGTTCATGAACAG GATCGAAAAAATATCTGGCTGTTGAAAGACTattggaaaaaacaaaatccgGAAGTCCTTCCTAAGCTGTTATCTTCGATTGACTGGGATACTCGTGAAGTGGTGAGCGATGTAGCTGCACTATTAAAAGACTGGCCTAAGCTTCCGCCTGAGAAAGCATTAGAATTATTAGATTATGCATATCCTGATCAGAGAGTTCGGAGTTTTGCAGTTGAATGTCTGGACGATGTCAG tGACGAGGACTTACTTCTTTATCTCTTACAATTAGTACAAGCAATCAAACACGAAATGTATCTAGAATGTGATTTAGtaaaatttctaataaaacgAGCGCTAAATAATCAAAAGATCGGTCACTACTTATTCTGGCATCTCAAATCCGAGCTGCAAGTCCCATCTGTATCGGTCCGGTTCGGACTTATTCTGGAAGCCTATTGCAGAGGGAGTCAGGAACACATGCCTGTGTTGTTAAAACAGTTAGAATTTCTCGATAAGTTGAAGAACAGTCGAGAACACGTCAAGAACAAAAGCAAGGAAAAGGCTAAATCAAATCTCAAAGATTACTTAACAGAGTGCCACATTGACGAGACCGTGCAAAACATTAGGAGCCCGCTGGACCCCAGTTTCCGGtgctctaaaataaaattagacagATGTAGGATTATGGATAGCAAAATGCGGCCGTTGTGGATCGTTCTCCAGAATTACGATCCGTTCGGAGACGatgtttacattattttcaaagacGGCGACGACTTGAGACAAGATATGCTCACGTTGCAGATGTTGAAGATTATGGATAGATTGTGGAAGAGCGAAGGGTTGGATTTAAG ATTGAGTCCGTACAATTGCATATCGTTAGGAGATAGGGCCGGTATGATTGAAGTAGTGCTCAACGCGGAGACCATTGCCAACATCCAGAAGGACAAGGGCGTGTTTTCGGCCACTTCGGCCTTCCGCAAGGGCTCGATTTTGG CTTGGTTGAGAGACCACAACCCGACGGAGTCAGCTCTCAACAAGGCCATCAACGAGTTCACCCTTTCGTGTGCCGGCTATTGCGTCGCGACGTACGTCTTGGGCGTCGCGGATCGCCATTCTGACAATATAATGGTCAAAAAATCAGGTCAACTGTTTCACATCGACTTTGGCCACATTTTGGGCCATTTTAAGGAGAAATTTGGGATAAAACGGGAAAGAGTCCCGTTTGTGTTGACCCACGACTTTGAATATGTCATAAACAAGGGGCAGAAGACGACGCttgagtttaaaatttttcaggaGTATTGTGAGAAGGCTTTTGTCATTTTGCGAAAACATGGGAGTTTGATTTTGTCGCTGTGTGCGATGATGATTTCGACCGGTTTGCCCGAGTTGAGTTCGGAGAAGGACTTGAATTACATCAGAGACACTTTG GCCCTGTCGAAGTCGGAGGAGGAGGCGCTAAACCACTTTAGGAATAAATTCGACGAAGCTTTGTCGAACTCGTGGAAGACTTCGTTGAATTGGGCGTCGCATAACTTAGCGAAGAATAATAAAGCATGA
- the Nsun5 gene encoding 28S rRNA (cytosine-C(5))-methyltransferase, with product MFDHSIRVPRLYKTASKIAKEVSSGKGSIKQLVYECKHPNIKALYALIVHTFQKSAHIEKLIKKSKLLIKEPRFDPWLAKVLITELLWGKQRLSGQSKPVQTILAYEQVLKAHLSDVSDDVEEVEQVEKPRYVRVNTLKITVNEAIEGFREEGWVLKRYTDSENYLGFLEAVSNLGSNEFMVDLHIPYLLIFPPKTEFYQHAAYKNGSIILQDKASCLPVHILDPQPGTSILDMCAAPGMKTTQCAALIDNIGKIYAVEIGTKRFHTLEKIVESSGASCVEPINSDVLQLTAQQYPDIDYILVDPSCSGSGLTYRVETGQQAQDQHTERIERLAGFQIKILRHALSKFPKVKRVVYSTCSVYAEENEDVVRQVLETCNRFKLVPADQFLGKKWYNFGSSEFGDLGKFCLYAKPDIDLTSGFFVAVFERLEDGETNQFLNAQLFEEKMRIVSLLNKGKTENLQEEKQMVEETDQKRHIKEETEEVKDMNVKSETSDEGKKSKKKKKHKSAEVTDSLDIKKETGDGFVKKKKLDNKEEILKIKKEESEINKNVDIKTETKSKKKKNRDVDASENQNEAESKLDIKGELDEGRNGKKKKKKHKHSGESLETKKEESEPREDLNVATETDDGEGSRKLKRKKKHRGVKTENCEEMKEVIIKRETNDDKAITSKKKKKLKKPDDNVTIENTCEEDIKIKTERGEKSRKKHKDVNKLDADGEFFDQKKKKGDESMVKPEENSDESVPKKKKKKKDRVDENRGGSDNNFFDAFD from the exons atgtttgacCATTCAATTAGAGTGCCCCGATTGTACAAAACTGCCTCAAAAATCGCAAAGGAAGTGAGTTCGGGTAAAGGCAGCATCAAACAGCTCGTCTACGAATGTAAACATCCC AATATTAAAGCTTTGTACGCGTTAATTGTTCACACGTTTCAAAAGTCTGCCCATATTgagaaattaatcaaaaaatcaaaacttttaaTCAAAGAGCCGAGATTTGACCCCTGGTTGGCGAAAGTCCTAATCACTGAGTTGTTGTGGGGTAAACAACGGCTCTCAGGGCAGTCTAAGCCGGTCCAAACGATTTTGGCGTATGAACAAGTTTTGAAAGCGCACCTGAGCGATGTTTCTGATGATGTGGAGGAAGTAGAGCAAG TTGAAAAACCGCGATACGTCCGCGTGAATACTCTCAAAATCACCGTAAACGAAGCTATTGAGGGCTTTCGAGAAGAAGGTTGGGTTTTAAAAAGATACACAGACAGTGAGAATTACTTGGGTTTTCTGGAAGCTGTGTCAAACCTAGGCTCTAACGAATTCATGGTTGATTTACACATTCCGTATTTACTAATTTTCCCACCGAAAACCGAGTTTTACCAACATGCTGCGTACAAAAACGGCAGTATAATTTTACAAGACAAG GCCAGTTGTCTTCCTGTGCATATTCTCGATCCTCAACCTGGGACATCAATTCTGGACATGTGCGCAGCACCTGGGATGAAAACCACTCAGTGTGCTGCTCTTATCGATAATATAGGGAAAATCTATGCCGTTGAAATCGGCACAAAGAGGTTCCAcactttggaaaaaattgtcgaATCTTCGGGGGCTTCGTGTGTGGAGCCGATTAACTCCGATGTGTTACAACTAACCGCACAACAGTACCCCGATATTGACTATATTTTAGTAGACCCCAGTTGTTCAGGCTCAG GTTTAACCTATCGAGTCGAAACCGGACAACAGGCCCAAGACCAACACACAGAGCGCATAGAGCGGTTGGCTGgtttccaaattaaaattctgaGACATGCGTTGTCTAAATTTCCCAAAGTTAAACGAGTCGTGTATTCGACTTGTTCCGTATATGCAGAAGAAAACGAAGACGTCGTCAGGCAAGTCTTAGAGACTTGCAATAGGTTTAAACTGGTTCCTGCTGACCAGTTTTTGGGTAAAAAATGGTACAATTTTGGTTCGTCCGAATTTGGGGATTTGgggaaattttgtttatatgcCAAACCCGACATAGACCTGACTAGTGGATTTTTCGTTGCTGTGTTTGAAAGACTAGAAGATGGCGAAACTAATCAGTTTTTGAATGCGcaattatttgaagaaaaaatgcgCATTGTAAGTTTGCTGAATAAAGGGAAAACTGAAAATCTGCAAGAGGAGAAACAAATGGTTGAAGAAACTGACCAAAAAAGACACATAAAAGAAGAGACGGAAGAAGTAAAAGATATGAAcgtaaaaagtgaaactagtgatgaaggtaaaaaaagtaagaagaaaaagaaacataaaagtgCTGAAGTTACCGACAGTCTGGACATTAAAAAAGAAACGGGTGatggttttgttaaaaagaagaaacttGACAACAAAGAAgaaatcttaaaaatcaagaaagaagaaagtgaaattaacaAGAATGTTGACATTAAAACGGAGACAAAAtctaaaaagaagaaaaatcgTGATGTTGATGCTTCGGAAAATCAGAATGAAGCTGAAAGTAAACTGGATATTAAAGGAGAATTAGATGAGGGTAGAAATGgcaaaaagaagaagaagaaacatAAACACAGTGGTGAAAGTTTGGAAACCAAGAAAGAAGAATCCGAACCAAGAGAAGATCTGAACGTGGCCACCGAAACAGACGATGGTGAAGGGTCTAGAAAGTTAAAAAGGAAGAAAAAACATAGGGGAGTTAAGACAGAAAACTGTGAAGAAATGAAAGAAGTGATCATAAAAAGAGAAACAAATGATGATAAAGCTATAACgtcaaaaaagaagaagaaactgaaaaagcCGGACGATAATGTAACTATAGAAAATACCTGTgaagaagatataaaaattaaaacagaaagaggtgaaaaaagtagaaaaaagcATAAAGATGTTAACAAGTTGGACGCTGATGGTgaattttttgaccaaaagaAGAAGAAGGGAGATGAATCTATGGTTAAACCCGAGGAAAACAGCGATGAAAGTGTaccaaaaaagaagaaaaagaagaaagacAGAGTTGATGAAAACCGGGGAGGAagtgacaataatttttttgacgctTTTGATTAA
- the w gene encoding ABC transmembrane transporter white isoform X1, translating to MENETEPLLSGVVSQINGNSGDSTSSATSIDLSTFRVPTYGTTSHPTSKLVPPDERITYSWTEINAFANVSPSKTKFFNLIKRKDSPVQKKHILKNVFGVAYPGELLAILGSSGAGKTTLLNTLTFHTSSNLTVSGLRCVNGIPVSSKTLASQSAYVQQDDLFIGTLTVKEHLIFQALLRMDRDISYSQRMARVEEVISDLALSKCQNTPIGILGRIKGISGGEKKRLSFAAEVLTNPKLMFCDEPTSGLDSFMALTVMQVLKEMAMTGKTVICTIHQPSSEVYSMFDKLLLMSEGRTAFLGSPEEAETFFRELEAPCPRNYNPADYFIQLLAIVPEKEESSRQAVNLICDKFERSNIGVKIALEAATTEREGGYHDIWMSGESFKSPYKASCWAQFKAVLWRSILAVFKEPLLIKVRLLQTLIISLVIGAIYFGQDLNQDGVMNINGVLFVFLTNMTFQNVFAVINVFSGELPVFLQEHRNGMYRPSIYFISKTLAESPIFIIIPVILTSVCYFMIGLNSQGFRFYIACGIMILVANVAISFGYLISCVSRSVSMALSIGPPLVIPFLLFGGFFLNVSSIPIYFKWLSFLSWFRYGNGALMINQWENVTNIQCPNADLPCPKDGHVILETFHFSEADFVMDVVMLAVLIVGFRLVAFLALLVKTWRFK from the exons atggaaaatgaaACTGAACCACTTTTATCCGGAGTTGTATCACAAATAAACGGGAAT AGTGGCGATAGCACAAGTTCGGCCACTTCTATCGATTTATCAACGTTCAGAGTACCAACATATGGGACAACCTCTCACCCGACCAGCAAATTGGTACCACCAGATGAGCGAATTACCTACAGCTGGACGGAAATTAACGCCTTCGCCAACGTTTCAccctcaaaaacaaaatttttcaatttgataaAACGGAAAGATTCTCCAGTTCAGAAAAAGCACATTTTGAAAAACG TGTTTGGGGTGGCTTATCCGGGGGAGCTTTTGGCGATACTTGGCTCCAGCGGTGCCGGAAAAACCACCCTCCTCAACACACTAACCTTCCACACGTCTTCGAATTTGACCGTTTCCGGACTCCGGTGCGTAAACGGAATTCCGGTGTCGTCGAAAACCCTGGCCAGTCAATCGGCTTATGTCCAACAAGACGACTTATTTATCGGGACTTTGACGGTTAAGGAGCACTTAATTTTTCAAGCTTTGCTACGGATGGACCGTGACATCTCCTACAGCCAGAGAATGGCCCGAGTCGAGGAAGTTATTTCGGATTTGGCCTTGTCAAAGTGTCAAAACACACCGATTGGGATTTTGGGGCGAATTAAAGGGATTTCAGGTGGTGAAAAGAAACGTCTCTCTTTTGCAGCCGAAGTCTTGACAAACCCGAAACTAATGTTTTGCGATGAGCCCACTTCTGGACTCGACTCTTTCATGGCGCTGACCGTCATGCAAGTGCTCAAGGAGATGGCAATGACCGGAAAAACCGTCATTTGTACGATCCATCAGCCCTCCAGTGAGGTGTATTCCATGTTTGATAAGTTGTTGTTGATGTCTGAGGGACGAACGGCGTTTTTGGGAAGCCCGGAAGAGGCCGAAACTTTTTTCCGGGA GCTTGAAGCCCCGTGTCCGCGGAATTACAACCCTGCCGATTATTTCATCCAACTTTTAGCCATAGTCCCCGAAAAGGAGGAGTCGAGTCGACAAGCAGTTAACTTAATTTGCGACAAATTCGAACGCTCGAATATCGGGGTTAAAATCGCACTCGAGGCTGCCACTACT GAGAGAGAAGGGGGTTATCATGATATTTGGATGAGTGGTGAGAGTTTTAAAAGTCCGTATAAAGCCTCGTGTTGGGCCCAATTCAAGGCTGTTTTGTGGCGGTCCATTTTGGCAGTTTTTAAAGAACCGCTTTTGATTAAAGTTCGTTTACTTCAAACTCTT ATCATTTCGCTCGTTATTGGAGCGATTTATTTCGGACAAGATTTGAACCAGGATGGAGTAATGAACATAAATGGAGTACTTTTCGTGTTTCTGACAAATATGACATTTCAAAACGTTTTTGCCGTtattaat GTGTTTAGTGGCGAGCTCCCCGTCTTCCTCCAGGAGCACCGCAACGGAATGTACCGTCCCAGTATTTATTTCATCAGTAAAACGCTCGCCGAATCTcccatttttataataatccCCGTTATTTTAACATCCGTTTGTTACTTCATGATCGGATTAAACTCACAAGGCTTCCGATTTTACATCGCTTGTGGCATCATGATCCTGGTTGCAAACGTAGCGATCAGTTTTG GATACCTGATATCCTGTGTCTCCCGTAGCGTTTCTATGGCTCTGTCAATCGGACCTCCTTTAGTTATTCCGTTTTTGCTGTTTGGAGGCTTCTTTCTTAACGTTAG CTCGATACcgatttatttcaaatggttGTCGTTTCTGTCGTGGTTTCGCTACGGAAATGGGGCTCTGATGATCAACCAGTGGGAGAATGTGACCAACATTCAGTGCCCAAACGCCGATCTGCCGTGCCCTAAAGACGGGCATGTTATTTTGGAAACTTTCCATTTTTCGGag GCCGATTTCGTAATGGATGTGGTTATGTTGGCGGTCCTTATCGTGGGATTTCGACTGGTGGCTTTTCTGGCATTGTTAGTTAAGACTTGGCGTTTCAAATAG
- the w gene encoding ABC transmembrane transporter white (The RefSeq protein has 3 substitutions compared to this genomic sequence), with product MENETEPLLSGVVSQINGNSGDSTSSATSIDLSTFRVPTYGTTSHPTSKLVPPDERITYSWTEINAFANVSPPKTKFFNLIKRKDSPVQKKHILKNVFGVAYPGELLAILGSSGAGKTTLLNTLTFHTSSNLTVSGLRCVNGIPVSSKTLASQSAYVQQDDLFIGTLTVKEHLIFQALLRMDRDISYSQRMARVEEVISDLALSKCQNTPIGILGRIKGISGGEKKRLSFAAEVLTNPKLMFCDEPTSGLDSFMALTVMQVLKEMAMTGKTVICTIHQPSSEVYSMFDKLLLMSEGRTAFLGSPEEAETFFRELEAPCPRNYNPADYFIQLLAIVPEKEESSRQAVNLICDKFERSNIGVKIALEAATTEREGGYHDIWMSGESFKSPYKASCWAQFKAVLWRSILAVFKEPLLIKVRLLQTLIISLVIGAIYFGQDLNQDGVMNINGVLFVFLTNMTFQNVFAVINVFSGELPVFLQEHRNGMYRPSIYFISKTLAESPIFIIIPVTLTSVCYFMIGLNSHGFRFYIACGIMILVANVAISFGYLISCVSRSVSMALSIGPPLVIPFLLFGGFFLNVSSIPIYFKWLSFLSWFRYGNGALMINQWENVTNIQCPNADLPCPKDGHVILETFHFSEADFVMDVVMLAVLIVGFRLVAFLALLVKTWRFK from the exons atggaaaatgaaACTGAACCACTTTTATCCGGAGTTGTATCACAAATAAACGGGAAT AGTGGCGATAGCACAAGTTCGGCCACTTCTATCGATTTATCAACGTTCAGAGTACCAACATATGGGACAACCTCTCACCCGACCAGCAAATTGGTACCACCAGATGAGCGAATTACCTACAGCTGGACGGAAATTAACGCCTTCGCCAACGTTTCAccctcaaaaacaaaatttttcaatttgataaAACGGAAAGATTCTCCAGTTCAGAAAAAGCACATTTTGAAAAACG TGTTTGGGGTGGCTTATCCGGGGGAGCTTTTGGCGATACTTGGCTCCAGCGGTGCCGGAAAAACCACCCTCCTCAACACACTAACCTTCCACACGTCTTCGAATTTGACCGTTTCCGGACTCCGGTGCGTAAACGGAATTCCGGTGTCGTCGAAAACCCTGGCCAGTCAATCGGCTTATGTCCAACAAGACGACTTATTTATCGGGACTTTGACGGTTAAGGAGCACTTAATTTTTCAAGCTTTGCTACGGATGGACCGTGACATCTCCTACAGCCAGAGAATGGCCCGAGTCGAGGAAGTTATTTCGGATTTGGCCTTGTCAAAGTGTCAAAACACACCGATTGGGATTTTGGGGCGAATTAAAGGGATTTCAGGTGGTGAAAAGAAACGTCTCTCTTTTGCAGCCGAAGTCTTGACAAACCCGAAACTAATGTTTTGCGATGAGCCCACTTCTGGACTCGACTCTTTCATGGCGCTGACCGTCATGCAAGTGCTCAAGGAGATGGCAATGACCGGAAAAACCGTCATTTGTACGATCCATCAGCCCTCCAGTGAGGTGTATTCCATGTTTGATAAGTTGTTGTTGATGTCTGAGGGACGAACGGCGTTTTTGGGAAGCCCGGAAGAGGCCGAAACTTTTTTCCGGGA GCTTGAAGCCCCGTGTCCGCGGAATTACAACCCTGCCGATTATTTCATCCAACTTTTAGCCATAGTCCCCGAAAAGGAGGAGTCGAGTCGACAAGCAGTTAACTTAATTTGCGACAAATTCGAACGCTCGAATATCGGGGTTAAAATCGCACTCGAGGCTGCCACTACT GAGAGAGAAGGGGGTTATCATGATATTTGGATGAGTGGTGAGAGTTTTAAAAGTCCGTATAAAGCCTCGTGTTGGGCCCAATTCAAGGCTGTTTTGTGGCGGTCCATTTTGGCAGTTTTTAAAGAACCGCTTTTGATTAAAGTTCGTTTACTTCAAACTCTT ATCATTTCGCTCGTTATTGGAGCGATTTATTTCGGACAAGATTTGAACCAGGATGGAGTAATGAACATAAATGGAGTACTTTTCGTGTTTCTGACAAATATGACATTTCAAAACGTTTTTGCCGTtattaat GTGTTTAGTGGCGAGCTCCCCGTCTTCCTCCAGGAGCACCGCAACGGAATGTACCGTCCCAGTATTTATTTCATCAGTAAAACGCTCGCCGAATCTcccatttttataataatccCCGTTATTTTAACATCCGTTTGTTACTTCATGATCGGATTAAACTCACAAGGCTTCCGATTTTACATCGCTTGTGGCATCATGATCCTGGTTGCAAACGTAGCGATCAGTTTTG GATACCTGATATCCTGTGTCTCCCGTAGCGTTTCTATGGCTCTGTCAATCGGACCTCCTTTAGTTATTCCGTTTTTGCTGTTTGGAGGCTTCTTTCTTAACGTTAG CTCGATACcgatttatttcaaatggttGTCGTTTCTGTCGTGGTTTCGCTACGGAAATGGGGCTCTGATGATCAACCAGTGGGAGAATGTGACCAACATTCAGTGCCCAAACGCCGATCTGCCGTGCCCTAAAGACGGGCATGTTATTTTGGAAACTTTCCATTTTTCGGag GCCGATTTCGTAATGGATGTGGTTATGTTGGCGGTCCTTATCGTGGGATTTCGACTGGTGGCTTTTCTGGCATTGTTAGTTAAGACTTGGCGTTTCAAATAG